A single genomic interval of Asinibacterium sp. OR53 harbors:
- a CDS encoding TetR/AcrR family transcriptional regulator: protein MARIKTEKNVSRKEVIVTKAAALFREKGFKAASMRDLAEAVGVEAASLYNHIKSKTELLHELCFSVANRFMHHIDEVEAEKITAIEKIEKLMRFHIDEMVHHYEEVYVSDREWKHLADPYLSNYQNQRRIYRKRFASIIEAGIRNKEIKKIDAPTAVLIMLHAVSGIESWHRSKQRISAEELEENMITILVGGLTNK, encoded by the coding sequence ATGGCCAGGATAAAAACAGAAAAAAATGTATCCCGTAAAGAGGTGATCGTTACCAAAGCTGCTGCTCTTTTCAGGGAGAAAGGTTTCAAAGCTGCCAGCATGCGCGATCTTGCCGAAGCAGTAGGTGTGGAAGCAGCCAGCCTGTACAACCACATCAAATCCAAAACCGAATTACTGCACGAATTATGCTTTAGTGTCGCCAACCGTTTTATGCATCACATAGACGAAGTGGAAGCAGAAAAGATCACCGCCATAGAGAAAATTGAAAAGCTGATGCGCTTTCACATCGATGAAATGGTGCATCATTACGAAGAAGTTTATGTAAGCGATCGTGAGTGGAAGCACCTGGCCGATCCCTATCTCTCGAATTACCAGAACCAGCGCCGTATCTACCGCAAACGATTTGCCTCCATCATCGAAGCAGGCATTCGCAATAAAGAGATCAAAAAAATAGACGCACCTACCGCCGTACTCATCATGTTGCACGCAGTGAGCGGCATTGAAAGCTGGCACCGCTCCAAACAAAGGATCAGTGCAGAAGAGCTGGAAGAGAACATGATCACCATACTGGTAGGTGGATTAACGAATAAATAA
- a CDS encoding PfkB family carbohydrate kinase, with amino-acid sequence MSLVVVGSMAFDAIETPFGKSDKIIGGAGTYIAWCASNFTPVKQVSVVGGDFPQSELDALTARGVTLEGVQVKKDEKTFFWSGRYHMDMNTRDTLDTQLNVLANFEPVVPESYQDCEFLMLGNLLPSVQRSVIEQLKTRPKLIVMDTMNFWMEVAMDELKKTLAMVDVLMVNDSEARQLSGEFSLVKAAAVIEKMGPRFVIIKKGEHGALLFHENKVFFAPALPLEDVFDPTGAGDTFAGGFIGHLAKTRDISFENMKTAIILGSAMASFCVEKFGTQRLREIGKSDIDARLEQFVQLVNFDIDLV; translated from the coding sequence ATGTCATTAGTTGTTGTCGGATCCATGGCTTTCGATGCCATTGAAACCCCTTTCGGGAAAAGTGATAAGATCATTGGCGGAGCGGGCACATATATCGCCTGGTGCGCTTCCAACTTCACCCCGGTTAAACAGGTATCTGTAGTAGGCGGCGATTTCCCGCAGTCGGAACTGGATGCGCTTACTGCCAGGGGCGTTACCCTGGAAGGGGTGCAGGTGAAAAAGGACGAAAAGACCTTTTTTTGGAGCGGCCGCTACCACATGGATATGAACACCCGCGACACACTGGATACTCAGTTGAACGTGCTGGCCAATTTTGAGCCGGTGGTGCCTGAAAGCTACCAGGACTGCGAGTTCCTGATGCTGGGCAACCTGCTTCCGTCGGTACAACGCAGTGTGATAGAGCAATTGAAGACCCGCCCGAAACTCATCGTTATGGATACCATGAATTTCTGGATGGAAGTAGCGATGGATGAATTGAAGAAGACCCTGGCCATGGTGGATGTATTGATGGTGAATGACAGTGAAGCCCGTCAGTTGAGCGGTGAATTTTCATTGGTGAAAGCTGCAGCGGTTATTGAAAAAATGGGTCCCCGCTTTGTGATCATCAAAAAGGGAGAACACGGCGCGCTGCTGTTCCATGAGAACAAAGTATTCTTTGCTCCCGCCCTGCCCCTGGAAGACGTGTTCGACCCCACCGGAGCCGGCGATACTTTTGCCGGAGGCTTTATCGGCCACCTGGCCAAAACCCGCGATATTTCTTTTGAGAACATGAAAACAGCCATCATCCTGGGTAGCGCTATGGCTTCATTCTGCGTAGAGAAATTCGGTACGCAACGCCTGCGCGAGATCGGCAAAAGCGATATCGATGCACGCCTGGAACAGTTTGTGCAACTGGTGAATTTTGACATTGATTTGGTTTAA